The proteins below come from a single Aegilops tauschii subsp. strangulata cultivar AL8/78 chromosome 6, Aet v6.0, whole genome shotgun sequence genomic window:
- the LOC141025952 gene encoding uncharacterized protein — protein MAFSDKYKDVEAHGNTKLHIIHTNDKKQMAISLAQYERHLRLQRHKIVGIDLEYNNEPGAMQKPALVQLSVGKTQPVLLFQLSVAERCTIFDNFLANPRYTFARARHSGDCQLR, from the coding sequence ATGGCGTTCTCCGACAAGTACAAGGACGTGGAGGCCCACGGCAACACCAAGTTGCACATCATCCACACCAACGACAAGAAACAGATGGCGATCTCCCTCGCGCAGTACGAGCGCCACCTCAGGCTCCAACGCCACAAGATCGTCGGGATTGATCTCGAGTACAACAACGAGCCTGGAGCGATGCAGAAACCCGCCCTCGTCCAACTCTCCGTCGGCAAGACTCAGCCGGTGCTGCTCTTCCAACTGAGCGTCGCTGAAAGGTGCACCATCTTCGACAACTTCCTCGCCAACCCCAGGTACACCTTTGCTAGAGCGCGTCACTCTGGAGATTGCCAACTTCGTTGA